From Desulfosoma caldarium, the proteins below share one genomic window:
- a CDS encoding bifunctional sulfate adenylyltransferase/adenylylsulfate kinase, whose protein sequence is MDRILAAHGGELVNLVVDEARAQMLRDLSRTLPSLTLNARQLSDLELLLNGAFSPLRGFMTNADYESVLDRMQLQNGLLWPLPICLDVSEAEARSLDAGQSVALRDVEGFMLAVLHVEDIWPIDKLREAEIIYGTTDTAHPGVDALFHGTGTHYVGGTVEGVQLPLHFAFKRLRHTPHEMRALFKKLGWRRIVGFQTRNPVHRAQFEMTLRAMDRAKANLLLHPVARRAMPGDIDYYTRIRCYQAVSRYYPPNMMLLSLLPLAMRLAGPREALLHALIRKNYGCTHFIVGRDHASPGVTPDGRRFYDPEAAVQTALEHQEALGIEIVPFEEEMVYVYEEDAYMPAREVPPQSTIKTMSLEEFHRRLREGKRVPEWFSFPEVIEELQRGYPPRHKQGFTIFCTGLSGAGKSTIARILYARLLEMGGRPVTLLDGDVVRRNLSSELGFSKEHRDINVRRIGFVASEITKNRGIAICAPIAPYAATRRQIRSLIEKYGGFVEVYVATPLEVCESRDRKGLYAKARAGLIKGFTGIDDPYEPPSAPEVLIDTTELTPDEAAQEVLLYLERAGYIK, encoded by the coding sequence ATGGACAGGATACTTGCAGCACACGGCGGCGAACTGGTCAATCTGGTAGTGGATGAAGCGCGAGCGCAGATGCTTCGAGACCTCAGCCGAACCCTTCCCAGCCTCACCCTCAACGCTCGCCAACTCTCCGACCTGGAGCTTTTGCTGAACGGCGCATTTTCCCCCCTTCGCGGCTTTATGACCAATGCCGACTACGAATCGGTGCTGGATCGCATGCAGTTGCAAAACGGCCTTCTGTGGCCTTTACCCATTTGCTTGGACGTTTCGGAAGCCGAAGCGCGCTCGTTGGACGCAGGGCAATCGGTGGCCTTGCGCGATGTGGAAGGTTTCATGCTCGCCGTGCTTCATGTGGAAGACATTTGGCCTATCGACAAGTTGCGGGAAGCGGAAATCATTTACGGCACCACGGACACAGCTCACCCCGGCGTGGATGCGCTCTTTCACGGCACGGGCACCCATTATGTGGGCGGCACCGTAGAAGGGGTACAACTGCCGCTGCATTTCGCGTTCAAGCGCCTGCGCCACACCCCTCATGAAATGCGCGCCCTTTTCAAGAAGCTGGGCTGGCGCCGCATCGTGGGCTTTCAGACGCGCAACCCCGTGCACCGAGCCCAGTTTGAAATGACCCTTCGAGCCATGGATCGGGCCAAGGCAAACCTTCTGCTGCATCCCGTGGCGCGCCGAGCCATGCCAGGAGACATTGACTATTACACGAGAATCCGCTGCTATCAGGCGGTGAGCCGCTATTATCCGCCCAATATGATGCTTCTGAGCCTGCTTCCTTTGGCCATGCGCCTGGCCGGGCCTCGAGAGGCCCTTTTGCATGCGCTCATTCGCAAAAATTATGGCTGCACCCACTTCATTGTGGGTCGCGATCACGCTAGCCCGGGTGTGACACCAGACGGCCGCCGGTTTTACGATCCGGAAGCGGCCGTGCAAACGGCTCTGGAACATCAAGAAGCCTTGGGCATTGAAATCGTTCCTTTTGAAGAAGAAATGGTCTACGTTTATGAAGAAGACGCCTACATGCCGGCTCGCGAAGTGCCCCCACAGAGCACGATCAAGACGATGTCATTGGAAGAATTTCACCGCAGGCTTCGAGAAGGCAAGCGCGTGCCGGAATGGTTCAGTTTTCCCGAGGTCATCGAGGAACTGCAAAGGGGATATCCACCACGGCACAAGCAGGGCTTCACCATCTTTTGCACGGGACTTTCCGGCGCAGGCAAATCCACCATCGCCCGCATTCTCTACGCACGCCTTCTGGAAATGGGCGGTCGTCCGGTGACTTTGCTGGACGGAGACGTGGTGCGACGCAATCTTTCCAGCGAACTGGGATTTTCCAAAGAACACCGGGACATCAACGTTCGCCGCATCGGCTTTGTGGCCAGTGAAATTACCAAGAACCGCGGCATCGCCATCTGCGCTCCCATCGCCCCCTATGCCGCCACTCGCCGCCAGATTCGCAGCCTCATTGAAAAGTATGGAGGATTCGTGGAAGTCTACGTGGCCACGCCTCTAGAAGTATGTGAAAGCCGCGACCGCAAGGGTCTTTACGCCAAGGCTCGCGCAGGCCTTATCAAGGGTTTTACCGGCATTGACGACCCTTATGAGCCCCCTTCCGCCCCTGAGGTCCTCATCGACACCACGGAACTCACCCCCGATGAAGCCGCTCAAGAAGTCCTGCTTTATCTGGAGCGGGCCGGATACATCAAATAA
- a CDS encoding LysR family transcriptional regulator, which produces MKWNLFTLKVFAEVARQKSFTKAGRILGLTQPAVSFQVQNLEKQIGCPLMVRNRRGTVELTKTGEVLYHHIQKIYEFLQDLEAQLYPLTRHSNRQVVVGCCCIAGEHVVLAYGGASMHRWSQVIVHWHVGRCADNFTRLVEGSLDVAIACIPPEDSRLAHHAFVRIPLCCFEASRAAARHLSIKDLVSEPLILGEGGAGTRRALVRFLRKHGLSLDRCSVVVTSECIEAVKEMVAKDLGWSIVPRMVIQEELSQRRLSPIELKEGRPVQEFFVVYRKQGLMSDQLNDFIQFLLQTSPELPAQ; this is translated from the coding sequence ATGAAATGGAATCTTTTTACCTTAAAGGTCTTTGCGGAAGTCGCTCGTCAAAAGAGTTTCACAAAAGCGGGAAGGATTCTCGGGCTGACCCAACCGGCGGTGAGTTTTCAAGTGCAAAATCTGGAAAAACAAATCGGCTGCCCACTCATGGTTCGAAACAGAAGGGGCACAGTGGAGCTCACCAAAACCGGTGAAGTGCTCTATCACCATATCCAAAAAATTTATGAATTCCTTCAAGACCTGGAGGCACAGCTTTACCCCTTGACACGGCATTCAAACCGGCAGGTGGTCGTGGGATGCTGTTGTATTGCCGGAGAACATGTGGTGCTTGCTTATGGCGGCGCATCCATGCACAGGTGGTCTCAGGTGATCGTCCATTGGCATGTGGGGCGCTGCGCCGATAACTTCACACGCTTGGTGGAAGGATCCCTGGATGTGGCCATTGCCTGCATTCCCCCCGAGGACTCTCGCCTTGCACACCACGCCTTCGTGCGGATACCGTTGTGCTGCTTTGAAGCCTCACGAGCCGCTGCTCGACACTTGTCGATCAAGGACTTAGTCTCGGAACCCTTAATTCTGGGTGAAGGGGGGGCGGGAACGCGCCGAGCCTTGGTCCGATTCCTTCGGAAGCACGGCCTATCTCTGGACCGATGCTCCGTCGTGGTCACTTCGGAATGCATCGAAGCCGTCAAGGAAATGGTGGCCAAAGACTTGGGCTGGTCCATCGTGCCTCGTATGGTGATTCAAGAGGAATTGAGCCAGAGGCGGCTGAGCCCCATCGAACTTAAGGAAGGAAGGCCTGTTCAGGAATTTTTTGTGGTCTACCGAAAACAAGGACTGATGAGTGATCAGCTGAACGACTTCATTCAGTTCCTCCTTCAGACATCCCCGGAATTGCCCGCCCAATAA
- a CDS encoding DUF6599 family protein, with product MAKRRPLPSPGERRLSWVLLGLLGAITAGVVIVSFRQDPFLSGTAGTAPLDKPMAQGPAPETLLPDVSTVLDEALEAAGPSETFDAQTLADKIDGKAELYLEAGFTSLRTQRVTLKENPQLWAEFFLFTMRSPQSAFAVFSQQRRSAATPLPEVTFGYRAANAVCAAAGPYYVEGIASSEEAPLLEALSTTVRALLKPMGTLTDIVRELQRFPKSFQAHERAVLYLGSAFGYDGFQETYAVPVTRDGLPMTAFVAKAREGFGGRQAAEAYARFLEESGARRVSGADPEHELVVLDFYGFVEVVFSHEDWVAGVHEAERREAAEGAALDLREHLKNSASQRPM from the coding sequence ATGGCCAAACGACGCCCACTACCGAGCCCCGGTGAACGCCGGCTGTCCTGGGTACTGCTCGGCCTATTGGGGGCAATCACGGCGGGAGTGGTCATCGTGTCTTTTCGGCAAGACCCGTTTCTTTCAGGAACGGCGGGCACGGCTCCCTTGGATAAGCCCATGGCTCAGGGCCCAGCGCCGGAAACCCTTTTGCCGGATGTGTCCACCGTTTTGGACGAGGCACTCGAAGCCGCCGGACCCTCGGAGACCTTTGATGCCCAGACACTGGCGGACAAAATCGACGGTAAGGCGGAACTTTATCTGGAAGCGGGTTTTACGTCCCTGCGAACGCAGAGGGTGACCCTCAAGGAAAACCCTCAGCTGTGGGCCGAATTCTTTCTTTTCACCATGCGCAGCCCTCAAAGCGCCTTTGCCGTCTTCAGCCAACAGAGACGCTCGGCGGCGACACCTCTGCCCGAGGTTACCTTCGGATATCGAGCTGCCAACGCCGTGTGCGCCGCAGCAGGTCCCTACTACGTGGAAGGGATCGCATCCTCGGAAGAGGCACCGCTCCTTGAGGCCTTGTCTACGACGGTGCGCGCACTCCTTAAGCCCATGGGAACGCTCACGGACATCGTGCGGGAACTGCAACGATTTCCTAAATCCTTTCAGGCCCATGAGCGGGCGGTTCTTTATCTCGGTAGCGCTTTTGGTTATGACGGATTTCAAGAAACCTATGCCGTGCCGGTGACCCGGGACGGATTGCCCATGACGGCCTTTGTGGCCAAAGCTCGAGAAGGTTTCGGCGGGCGCCAAGCCGCGGAAGCCTACGCCAGGTTTTTGGAAGAAAGCGGCGCACGGCGCGTTTCGGGTGCAGATCCCGAGCACGAACTAGTGGTTTTGGATTTTTATGGTTTTGTGGAAGTGGTCTTTTCCCATGAAGATTGGGTGGCCGGCGTGCACGAGGCCGAGCGTCGAGAGGCGGCGGAAGGCGCAGCCCTGGATCTTCGAGAGCACCTGAAAAACTCCGCCAGCCAACGGCCAATGTAG
- a CDS encoding DUF362 domain-containing protein codes for MEETKGPLPSLDSPVRRRFLGSALRYGLGLTALWTLGLSLSDWIGPTGAHDRSKSLSGPFDWSVPNAPKAVAVVTGSHRAACFAEAMKALGGMPRFIASGDRVFVKVNAAFASPPSLGATSHPELVEAVVRHCVDAGAAQVVVSDNPINDPASCFRLTGIADAVRRAGAKVWFPESRHFQPVTLPDGQYLHQWPSWTAPFLLADKVINLAPVKHHHRAGASMICKNWYGLLGGPRNLFHQHVHEVIGELAALFRPTLAVLDGITTMMTNGPTGGSLADLKETQTLIVSPDPVAADALGASLLNIDPHKLPYLQHAQRLGAGTLNLEAVAIHRATL; via the coding sequence ATGGAAGAGACCAAAGGCCCATTGCCTTCTCTCGATTCACCGGTGCGGCGACGGTTTTTAGGCTCTGCCCTGCGCTACGGTCTGGGCTTGACGGCCTTGTGGACTCTGGGTTTGAGCCTGAGCGACTGGATCGGGCCCACGGGCGCCCACGACCGTTCCAAGAGCCTCAGCGGCCCCTTTGATTGGTCCGTTCCCAACGCGCCAAAGGCTGTCGCGGTGGTGACGGGTTCCCATCGTGCAGCGTGTTTTGCCGAGGCCATGAAAGCTCTTGGCGGCATGCCCCGGTTTATCGCTTCGGGGGATCGTGTTTTCGTGAAGGTCAATGCGGCCTTTGCCAGCCCGCCATCCCTTGGCGCCACATCGCATCCTGAACTGGTGGAAGCCGTGGTTCGCCACTGCGTGGACGCCGGCGCGGCCCAAGTGGTCGTTTCGGACAACCCCATCAACGACCCCGCCAGTTGCTTTCGGTTGACGGGGATCGCCGATGCGGTTCGCCGAGCCGGGGCAAAGGTGTGGTTTCCTGAATCGCGCCATTTTCAGCCGGTGACCCTTCCCGACGGGCAGTATCTGCATCAATGGCCTTCGTGGACCGCACCTTTTTTGCTCGCCGACAAGGTCATCAACCTGGCCCCGGTCAAGCATCACCACCGGGCGGGAGCTTCCATGATCTGCAAGAATTGGTACGGGCTTTTGGGCGGTCCGCGCAACCTGTTTCATCAGCATGTCCATGAGGTCATCGGAGAATTGGCGGCTTTGTTTCGACCCACTTTGGCGGTGCTGGACGGTATCACGACCATGATGACCAACGGCCCAACGGGTGGGTCGTTGGCCGACCTGAAGGAGACACAAACCCTGATTGTGAGCCCCGATCCTGTGGCCGCGGATGCCCTGGGCGCTTCCCTGCTGAACATCGACCCACACAAGCTGCCCTATTTGCAGCACGCACAGCGGTTGGGCGCAGGAACCTTAAACCTCGAGGCCGTCGCCATTCACCGAGCGACACTCTAG